Proteins from a single region of Candidatus Omnitrophota bacterium:
- a CDS encoding L-threonylcarbamoyladenylate synthase, which translates to MEKIKTLVLKIDPENPDEKIIAVAADALKSGQLVAFPTETVYGLGANLLDERAIARLNKVKARPADKPFTVMICDIAMITKFGCDLAPQAKALVDKYWPGPLTIILKTGDGRKTGFRMPANKTAIMLLKHAGFPVAVPSANISGRTPPVTPQEVLAQMDGLIDILLSAGPAKVGIESTVVDMSVTPPKVLREGAISTAEILEAIKINSNFMPNVKSVLFICTGNSCRSIMAEGLLKKRLEELGKPGITVRSAGTRAIDGFPPMVETINVMDSEGVDVSGMRSTSITDDIIKESDLIFVMSRAHKSEIIRQVPEAAGKTFLLREYGMVSGKPADPEIPDPIGMDAAGYRACLNVIKEEVERIAGIL; encoded by the coding sequence GTGGAAAAAATAAAAACACTTGTTCTTAAAATAGATCCGGAAAATCCGGATGAAAAAATAATAGCTGTCGCCGCCGACGCGCTAAAAAGCGGACAGCTCGTGGCGTTTCCTACCGAAACGGTTTACGGCCTGGGCGCCAATCTTCTGGACGAGCGCGCGATCGCGAGATTGAACAAAGTCAAGGCAAGGCCTGCGGATAAGCCTTTTACCGTCATGATCTGCGACATTGCCATGATAACGAAATTTGGCTGTGATCTGGCGCCTCAGGCAAAAGCGCTCGTTGATAAATACTGGCCCGGCCCTCTTACGATAATATTGAAAACGGGCGACGGCCGAAAGACCGGATTCAGGATGCCGGCGAACAAGACGGCCATCATGCTTCTTAAGCATGCGGGATTTCCGGTAGCTGTGCCCAGCGCAAATATAAGCGGACGCACTCCCCCGGTGACCCCGCAGGAGGTTTTAGCGCAGATGGACGGCCTGATAGATATTTTACTGTCAGCCGGGCCCGCAAAAGTCGGCATAGAATCGACGGTTGTGGATATGAGCGTTACGCCGCCGAAGGTATTGCGGGAAGGGGCGATAAGCACCGCGGAAATATTGGAAGCCATAAAAATAAACAGTAATTTTATGCCCAACGTTAAATCGGTTTTATTTATCTGCACCGGCAACTCCTGCCGTTCGATAATGGCGGAAGGTTTGCTTAAAAAACGCCTGGAAGAACTCGGCAAGCCCGGTATAACGGTACGTTCAGCCGGGACACGGGCTATAGACGGATTTCCGCCTATGGTCGAGACTATAAACGTGATGGATTCCGAAGGTGTCGATGTGTCGGGCATGCGCTCCACGAGCATTACCGACGATATTATAAAAGAGTCCGACCTGATATTTGTAATGAGCCGGGCACACAAGAGCGAAATAATAAGACAGGTGCCCGAGGCCGCCGGCAAGACTTTTTTGTTACGAGAGTATGGAATGGTGTCGGGAAAGCCCGCGGATCCGGAGATACCCGATCCGATAGGGATGGATGCCGCCGGATATAGGGCGTGCCTAAATGTAATAAAAGAAGAAGTAGAGAGGATAGCGGGGATTTTATGA
- a CDS encoding serine hydroxymethyltransferase, with translation MGNLKKKDPAIYRAILDETKRENDNIELIASENFVSEEVLEAQGSCLTNKYAEGYPNARWYNGCHNVDIAEEIAIDRAKKLFGAEHVNVQPHSGTQANMAVYFAAVKLGDTVMAMDLACGGHLSHGNPHNFSGKFYNMVPYGLSHETEMLDYDEIARIAEASKPKMILAGASAYPRSIDFKRFKEIADSVGAYLFVDIAHIAGLVASGLHQSPVPYAQFVTSTTHKTMRGPRGGFIMCRKEFAKNIDMGIFPGLQGGPLMHIVAAKAVCFKEALAPQFKVYQKQILKNAKAFSDELSRLGYRIVAGGTDTHLFLVDLTARNITGKEAASVLDTVGITVNKNLIPFDPKPPFVASGIRIGTPAVTTRGMKESEMRRIAVLIDEVLSDPSNTKKLKGVKTEVGRLTKKFPLYKNLIRRLVK, from the coding sequence ATGGGTAATTTGAAGAAGAAAGATCCGGCAATATACAGGGCAATTCTCGACGAGACGAAGAGGGAGAATGATAATATTGAGCTTATAGCGAGCGAAAACTTCGTCTCCGAAGAGGTGCTCGAAGCGCAGGGCTCGTGCCTTACGAATAAATACGCCGAAGGATATCCTAATGCGCGCTGGTATAACGGTTGTCACAATGTCGATATTGCCGAAGAGATAGCGATAGATCGCGCCAAAAAACTTTTCGGAGCGGAACACGTGAACGTTCAGCCGCATTCCGGTACTCAGGCGAATATGGCCGTATATTTCGCGGCGGTGAAACTCGGCGATACCGTCATGGCGATGGACCTTGCCTGCGGAGGGCATCTTTCGCATGGAAATCCGCATAATTTCTCGGGTAAATTTTACAATATGGTGCCGTACGGCTTAAGCCATGAAACCGAAATGCTGGATTATGACGAGATCGCCCGTATCGCAGAAGCATCGAAGCCTAAAATGATACTCGCCGGAGCGTCCGCTTATCCGAGATCGATCGATTTTAAACGATTTAAGGAGATAGCCGATTCTGTAGGCGCGTATCTTTTCGTCGATATTGCGCATATAGCGGGACTCGTCGCCTCCGGCCTTCACCAGAGCCCGGTACCATATGCGCAATTCGTTACGTCGACGACGCACAAGACGATGAGAGGGCCCCGCGGCGGGTTCATAATGTGCAGGAAAGAATTTGCCAAGAACATAGATATGGGGATATTCCCCGGTTTGCAGGGCGGGCCGCTCATGCACATCGTCGCCGCCAAGGCGGTATGTTTCAAAGAAGCGCTTGCCCCTCAATTCAAGGTATATCAGAAGCAGATACTTAAGAACGCGAAAGCGTTTTCCGACGAGCTTTCCAGGCTCGGTTACAGGATAGTGGCCGGCGGGACCGACACGCATCTGTTTTTAGTCGATCTTACAGCCAGGAATATAACAGGCAAGGAAGCCGCTTCCGTACTGGATACGGTCGGGATAACGGTAAATAAAAACCTGATACCGTTCGATCCGAAACCGCCGTTTGTGGCAAGCGGTATACGCATAGGAACCCCGGCGGTTACGACACGCGGCATGAAAGAGAGCGAGATGCGCCGCATCGCTGTGCTTATCGATGAGGTGTTAAGCGATCCTTCGAATACTAAGAAATTAAAAGGCGTCAAGACGGAAGTCGGAAGGTTGACCAAAAAATTTCCGTTATATAAAAATCTGATACGGAGGCTCGTAAAATAG
- the hypD gene encoding hydrogenase formation protein HypD, which translates to MKYIDEFRNKKLIDKVASEIRRSVEVNRQYNFMEVCGTHTVSIFRFGLKDLLPDNINLISGPGCPVCVTPNEFIDKAIALSARKNMIITTFGDMLKVPGSYSSLEKERARGADVRMVYSGIDALDLAKKNPGKEIVFLGVGFETTAPTVAQSIIAARKNKVKNFSVLCGHKTMPEALKTLTEDPRLNIDGFLLPGHVSVIIGITPYLFLPRRNKRCVVAGFEPLDILQAILMLVKQRTPKVEIQYTRMMNKNGNALARESMKKVFEEYPSVWRGIGAIKKSGLKIRKEFSDFDTDKKFIPKISKPKENRACICGDVIKGVKAPPECKLFGKLCDPEHPVGACMVSSEGTCAAYYKYAGR; encoded by the coding sequence ATGAAATACATTGACGAATTCAGGAATAAAAAGCTTATAGATAAGGTCGCCTCCGAGATACGCAGGTCAGTGGAGGTGAACAGGCAGTATAATTTTATGGAAGTTTGCGGCACGCATACCGTTTCCATATTCCGCTTCGGACTGAAAGATCTGTTGCCTGACAATATAAACCTGATCTCGGGCCCCGGATGCCCGGTGTGTGTTACGCCGAACGAATTTATCGATAAGGCGATAGCATTATCCGCCCGGAAAAACATGATAATTACAACATTCGGCGATATGCTCAAGGTGCCGGGCTCTTATTCCTCGCTTGAGAAGGAGAGGGCGCGCGGCGCGGACGTGCGGATGGTGTATTCCGGTATCGACGCGCTCGATCTCGCGAAGAAAAACCCCGGCAAAGAGATCGTTTTTCTTGGGGTTGGTTTCGAGACGACCGCGCCTACGGTAGCGCAGTCCATTATTGCGGCCAGAAAGAACAAGGTTAAGAATTTCTCCGTGTTATGCGGACATAAGACGATGCCGGAGGCGTTGAAGACGCTGACGGAAGACCCCCGGCTCAATATCGACGGATTCTTGCTCCCCGGGCATGTCAGCGTTATAATAGGAATAACGCCATACTTATTCCTGCCGCGGCGGAATAAGCGGTGCGTTGTGGCGGGTTTTGAGCCGCTCGATATTTTGCAGGCGATACTTATGCTTGTGAAACAGCGTACGCCGAAGGTCGAGATACAATATACGCGGATGATGAATAAAAATGGCAACGCGCTCGCCCGGGAAAGCATGAAGAAGGTCTTTGAAGAATATCCCTCGGTGTGGCGCGGCATAGGCGCTATAAAAAAGAGCGGGCTTAAAATACGGAAAGAGTTTTCGGATTTCGATACGGATAAAAAATTCATTCCGAAGATATCGAAGCCAAAAGAAAACAGGGCGTGTATCTGCGGGGATGTCATAAAAGGCGTTAAGGCTCCGCCGGAATGCAAGCTCTTCGGCAAACTTTGTGATCCGGAACATCCTGTCGGAGCCTGCATGGTTTCGAGTGAAGGAACTTGCGCGGCGTATTATAAGTACGCTGGAAGGTGA
- the speB gene encoding agmatinase translates to MSEKTKNFTALPDEYASYKRAKAVIVQAPYDKTTTYIHGTAKGPSAIIDASKYLELYDDELNQEVFKIGIHTMDELNVGNLASQEMVDKVCAAMQELLRAGKFPVMLGGEHSVSIGAVKAFKEVYPNISVLHLDAHYDMRDEYFNSKLNHGCVARRISEMCPIVQVGIRSMSKEEKDFLSSSQAGGRIKSISVYDILDTPMWKDKTTNSLSEDVYVSIDLDVFDPAIVPAVGTPEPGGIGWYETLDLLRDVSRDRRIVGFDVVELCPIKDQIASDFLAAKLIYKLLGYVFAGKK, encoded by the coding sequence ATGAGCGAAAAGACTAAAAATTTTACAGCCCTTCCCGATGAGTACGCAAGTTATAAGAGAGCCAAAGCCGTCATAGTGCAGGCGCCTTACGACAAGACGACTACCTATATACACGGCACCGCGAAAGGGCCTTCCGCCATAATCGACGCTTCCAAGTATCTCGAGCTGTATGACGACGAGCTGAATCAGGAGGTGTTTAAGATAGGCATCCATACGATGGATGAGCTTAATGTAGGAAATTTGGCTTCGCAGGAGATGGTCGATAAAGTTTGCGCCGCTATGCAGGAGCTTCTGAGAGCGGGCAAGTTCCCTGTAATGTTGGGCGGAGAGCACTCGGTGTCTATAGGCGCGGTTAAGGCTTTCAAGGAGGTATATCCGAATATATCCGTCCTTCACCTTGACGCGCATTATGATATGAGGGACGAATACTTCAATTCAAAATTAAACCACGGATGCGTTGCGCGCCGTATAAGCGAAATGTGCCCGATCGTCCAGGTCGGCATCCGCAGTATGTCGAAGGAAGAGAAGGATTTCCTCTCTTCGTCTCAGGCTGGCGGCCGGATAAAGTCTATAAGCGTATACGATATACTCGATACGCCAATGTGGAAAGATAAGACGACGAATTCTTTAAGCGAGGATGTATATGTGTCGATAGATCTCGATGTATTCGATCCGGCGATAGTCCCGGCCGTCGGCACGCCGGAACCGGGCGGGATCGGCTGGTATGAGACACTCGATCTTTTGAGGGATGTATCCAGAGACAGGCGGATAGTGGGGTTTGATGTCGTCGAGCTCTGTCCGATAAAAGACCAGATAGCGTCCGACTTCCTGGCGGCGAAACTTATCTATAAACTGCTGGGCTATGTATTCGCGGGAAAGAAATAG
- a CDS encoding peptidylprolyl isomerase, whose translation MRNLFTVILALLLVSVFAKGVFCMEKNTVVLETTQGNIEIKLMPETAPKACENFKALVEKGYYNGTIFHRVIKGFMIQGGDPTGTGRGGDSASGGTFADEFKDGVTFNKKGILAMANRGPDTNGSQFFITVAPTPWLEKRHTIFGEVTSGYDVVEKIENMPTGAGDKPVAEQKIIKAYLK comes from the coding sequence ATGAGAAATCTGTTTACGGTTATTTTGGCGTTATTACTGGTAAGCGTTTTTGCGAAAGGGGTTTTCTGTATGGAGAAAAATACGGTAGTGTTGGAAACGACGCAGGGTAATATAGAAATAAAACTTATGCCTGAAACAGCGCCTAAGGCATGTGAAAATTTCAAAGCGCTTGTAGAAAAGGGTTATTACAATGGAACGATATTTCACAGGGTTATAAAAGGGTTCATGATCCAGGGTGGTGATCCCACGGGTACCGGCCGCGGCGGGGATTCCGCATCGGGCGGGACGTTTGCCGACGAGTTCAAAGATGGCGTTACATTTAATAAGAAGGGTATCCTCGCAATGGCGAATAGAGGACCCGATACAAACGGCAGTCAGTTCTTTATCACAGTTGCCCCGACGCCATGGCTTGAAAAACGCCATACGATATTTGGCGAAGTCACATCAGGCTACGATGTCGTAGAGAAGATCGAGAATATGCCGACGGGCGCGGGCGACAAGCCTGTAGCCGAGCAGAAAATTATCAAGGCGTATCTAAAGTAA
- the hypE gene encoding hydrogenase expression/formation protein HypE, whose protein sequence is MEKITLAHGSGGTLMHKLIDSLFMKEFDNAILRRKKDSAVFDIGRSKVAFTTDSYVVSPIFFPGGDIGRLAVYGTVNDLAVCGARPLYLSLALIIEEGLDRNILEKIVSGAKDAAKRARVTIVTGDTKVVERGSCDKIFINTSGVGEIYYDGLSLDEIRPGDAIIVNGSIGEHAISVMASRESIDFKTKVKSDSSALNALIARALAISKGIRFMRDPTRGGVATTLNEMVERRSFGVAIDEKAIPVSAGVREACELLGFDPLYLACEGRVIMVVSKKDACKVLGAVRKDVNGKKAAIIGEVTRENKGKVLLRTSAGGKRLVGMLSGEQLPRIC, encoded by the coding sequence ATGGAAAAGATAACATTGGCACATGGAAGCGGCGGGACTTTGATGCATAAACTCATCGACTCGCTCTTCATGAAAGAATTTGATAACGCAATATTGCGGCGGAAAAAAGATTCCGCCGTATTCGATATCGGCAGGTCGAAGGTAGCTTTCACGACCGACTCTTATGTCGTCAGCCCGATATTCTTTCCGGGGGGCGACATCGGACGCCTCGCAGTGTATGGCACCGTCAATGACCTCGCGGTATGCGGCGCGCGGCCGCTTTATTTGTCTCTGGCGCTTATAATAGAAGAAGGCCTCGACAGAAATATTCTGGAAAAGATAGTCTCCGGCGCGAAGGATGCCGCAAAGCGCGCGCGGGTTACGATAGTAACCGGTGATACAAAGGTCGTAGAGCGCGGAAGTTGCGATAAGATATTTATCAATACCTCCGGTGTCGGCGAAATATATTATGATGGTTTATCGCTCGACGAGATAAGGCCGGGGGACGCGATAATAGTAAATGGCTCCATCGGCGAGCATGCGATAAGCGTCATGGCCTCCAGGGAGAGTATAGATTTCAAGACGAAGGTAAAAAGCGATTCATCCGCACTGAACGCGCTTATAGCCCGTGCGCTTGCAATTTCGAAAGGCATCAGGTTCATGAGAGACCCGACGAGGGGAGGCGTTGCCACGACATTAAACGAGATGGTTGAGCGCCGTAGTTTTGGAGTAGCTATCGACGAGAAAGCGATACCAGTATCGGCAGGCGTGAGAGAAGCGTGCGAATTATTAGGATTTGATCCGCTGTACCTTGCCTGCGAAGGACGGGTTATAATGGTTGTGTCAAAAAAAGACGCTTGCAAAGTATTGGGAGCCGTCCGGAAAGATGTTAACGGAAAGAAAGCGGCTATAATCGGCGAAGTAACACGGGAAAACAAAGGCAAGGTTTTATTGAGGACTTCTGCCGGCGGCAAACGGCTTGTCGGGATGCTGTCGGGCGAGCAATTGCCGAGAATTTGTTAA
- a CDS encoding arginine decarboxylase, pyruvoyl-dependent encodes MLVPKKMFFTKGVGVHKAELRSFELALRDAGIEKCNLVHVSSILPPECKVISKNEGLKELYPGMITYAVMSRCCGNEPHRLIAASIGCAVPADRQAYGYLSEHHSFGQNEKVAGDLAEDLAVEMLASTLGLEFDEDKSWDENKAIYQLSDKIIRTSNTTQSAVVGPEGNYSTVVAAAVFLF; translated from the coding sequence CTGTTAGTGCCGAAAAAAATGTTCTTCACCAAAGGCGTCGGTGTCCATAAGGCGGAATTGCGGAGCTTTGAGCTTGCTTTGCGCGATGCGGGTATTGAAAAGTGCAATCTTGTCCATGTTTCAAGCATATTGCCGCCCGAATGCAAGGTTATATCGAAAAACGAAGGGTTAAAAGAACTCTACCCGGGTATGATAACTTACGCTGTCATGTCGCGATGTTGCGGCAACGAGCCTCACAGGCTTATCGCGGCATCGATCGGTTGCGCGGTTCCCGCGGACCGACAGGCGTACGGCTACTTGAGCGAGCATCACTCCTTCGGCCAAAATGAAAAAGTCGCAGGCGATCTTGCCGAAGATCTCGCCGTAGAAATGTTGGCGTCCACGCTTGGGCTCGAATTCGATGAGGATAAATCGTGGGACGAGAATAAGGCGATATATCAATTAAGCGACAAAATAATCCGCACGTCTAATACCACCCAATCCGCTGTCGTAGGCCCGGAAGGCAACTATTCCACCGTGGTCGCGGCGGCCGTATTCCTATTCTGA
- a CDS encoding 4Fe-4S binding protein, translating to MVSKRIVLKFPHKLLDQPIVYKLVKDFDLVFNILQAKITPAEEGLMVLELKGKKENYAEGIKYLTSLGLKIQPLSQDVTRDESRCTHCGACISVCPTGALHIDQKTMKVIFDSDKCIACELCVRACPPRAMIVKF from the coding sequence ATGGTATCGAAGAGAATAGTTTTGAAGTTTCCGCATAAATTACTGGACCAGCCGATTGTGTATAAACTGGTAAAAGATTTCGACCTCGTGTTCAATATTCTGCAGGCTAAAATAACTCCGGCAGAAGAGGGGCTCATGGTATTAGAGCTTAAAGGTAAAAAAGAAAATTACGCCGAAGGAATTAAATACCTGACAAGTCTTGGCTTAAAGATACAGCCGCTTAGTCAGGACGTAACCAGAGATGAATCGCGATGCACGCATTGCGGGGCATGTATATCCGTTTGCCCTACGGGAGCGCTGCATATCGACCAGAAGACCATGAAAGTGATATTCGACAGTGACAAGTGCATAGCGTGTGAATTGTGTGTAAGGGCATGCCCGCCGCGGGCCATGATAGTGAAATTTTAA
- a CDS encoding GspE/PulE family protein — MVKNRDSQKKGRKHLGQELVRAGIITPKQLKFALKEQAKLGKDKKEMLGEIIVKSGLADEKIVIDFLEKHFQIPHISLLQNERIDPAVVKLIPERMARNFKLLAIALDKKDGKIIVAMADPFDIVAIDTIRAMTGYEVEKRFSQTKEIESTIDKLYAEHAMQRSMDEFIEFKIAEEKEGGSQAPAADKGELESSASKTPVIDFVDSMLKDAIQKRASDIHVEPREGRLSIRYRIDGILVEMPTPPKEMESAITTRLKLLGKMDIAEHRLPQDGRFKLEYKGIPIDIRMASSPIVHGEKIVLRILDSSSLFVKMEDLGMEESDVKEFKNILVQSYGMILVTGPTGSGKTTTLYSALSFINTPDKNIVTIEDPVEYQLSGINQIQTKQQIGLTFSAGLRTVLRQDPDIIMIGEIRDLETLENAIKASLTGHLVLTTIHTNDAPSVVTRLMHMGLEPYLISPCLSLVIAQRLVRKICEHCKEQTVLSPEVIRQFGKRNSIDLSRISFYHGRGCPRCNSTGYKGRTGLYEFFVITKKAKELILETASEEKLKALAQEQGMKTIFQHGMEKVNKGITTIEEVLRVTVLEKG; from the coding sequence ATGGTAAAAAACAGGGACTCTCAAAAGAAGGGTAGAAAGCATTTAGGCCAGGAGCTTGTCCGCGCCGGTATAATAACCCCAAAACAGCTTAAGTTTGCTCTTAAGGAGCAGGCAAAGCTCGGCAAGGATAAGAAGGAAATGCTTGGCGAAATAATAGTGAAGTCCGGCCTTGCGGACGAAAAGATCGTCATAGATTTCCTCGAGAAACATTTCCAGATACCCCACATATCTTTACTTCAGAACGAGCGCATCGATCCCGCGGTTGTTAAGCTGATACCTGAACGAATGGCGCGTAATTTTAAACTTCTTGCTATAGCGCTCGACAAGAAAGACGGTAAGATCATCGTGGCTATGGCCGACCCGTTCGACATAGTAGCGATAGATACGATCCGCGCCATGACAGGTTATGAGGTCGAAAAGCGTTTCAGTCAGACTAAGGAAATAGAGAGTACCATCGATAAGCTCTATGCGGAACATGCCATGCAGAGATCGATGGATGAGTTCATTGAGTTTAAGATAGCCGAAGAGAAGGAAGGCGGCTCGCAGGCGCCCGCGGCTGATAAGGGCGAGCTTGAGTCCAGCGCGTCCAAGACCCCGGTTATCGATTTTGTTGACAGCATGCTCAAAGACGCGATCCAGAAGCGTGCCAGCGATATACACGTAGAACCGCGTGAAGGACGCCTCAGTATACGTTACAGGATAGACGGCATCCTTGTAGAGATGCCCACACCTCCGAAGGAGATGGAGTCCGCGATAACCACCCGGTTGAAATTATTGGGTAAAATGGATATAGCCGAGCATCGCCTGCCCCAGGACGGCCGGTTCAAACTCGAATACAAAGGCATCCCTATCGACATAAGAATGGCTTCGAGTCCGATAGTCCATGGCGAGAAGATAGTATTAAGGATACTCGACAGTTCTTCGTTATTTGTTAAGATGGAAGACCTCGGCATGGAAGAAAGTGACGTAAAGGAATTTAAGAATATACTCGTCCAGTCATACGGCATGATCTTAGTAACAGGCCCTACCGGTTCCGGCAAGACGACGACGCTATATTCGGCATTAAGTTTTATCAATACGCCGGATAAAAATATCGTGACGATAGAGGATCCCGTTGAATATCAGCTCTCCGGTATAAATCAGATCCAAACTAAACAGCAGATAGGGCTTACGTTTTCGGCGGGTCTTCGCACCGTCCTGCGCCAGGATCCCGACATAATTATGATAGGCGAAATACGCGATCTCGAAACGCTCGAGAACGCTATTAAGGCATCGCTCACAGGCCACCTGGTATTAACCACCATACACACCAACGATGCGCCGAGCGTCGTGACGCGGCTTATGCACATGGGGCTGGAGCCGTACCTTATATCTCCCTGCCTGAGCCTTGTCATAGCTCAGCGGCTCGTCCGCAAGATATGCGAACATTGCAAAGAGCAGACGGTTCTCTCTCCGGAAGTCATACGCCAGTTCGGCAAGAGGAACAGTATCGATTTGAGCCGGATATCTTTCTATCACGGCAGAGGATGCCCAAGGTGTAATTCCACCGGATACAAAGGCAGGACGGGGCTGTACGAGTTTTTCGTTATTACGAAAAAAGCGAAAGAGCTTATCCTTGAAACCGCGTCCGAAGAGAAATTAAAAGCGTTGGCGCAGGAACAGGGGATGAAGACGATATTTCAGCATGGCATGGAAAAGGTGAACAAAGGGATAACGACGATCGAAGAAGTTTTACGCGTAACCGTTTTGGAGAAAGGTTGA
- a CDS encoding HypC/HybG/HupF family hydrogenase formation chaperone produces the protein MCLGIPMKVVKIDGDEGIVQAGGLKKRANFTLMKTAKVGDYILMHAGFAIEKLKEAEARKTLKALKNLKI, from the coding sequence ATGTGTTTAGGGATACCGATGAAGGTTGTAAAGATCGACGGGGATGAAGGCATCGTTCAGGCGGGCGGGCTGAAGAAGCGGGCGAACTTTACCCTTATGAAGACCGCAAAAGTCGGTGACTACATCCTCATGCACGCGGGGTTCGCGATCGAGAAATTGAAAGAGGCCGAGGCGCGCAAAACCCTCAAGGCATTGAAAAATCTAAAAATATGA
- the rpiB gene encoding ribose 5-phosphate isomerase B has translation MKKIAIGSDHGGYELKEKIIKFLTDKKYEVKDMGTHSKDSCDYPMIGFEVAKAVSAGKAERGVLICKTGVGMAIIANKVHGVRAAACYDKAMAKSSREHNDCNVLVLAASYTNAAKAKEILKIWLTTEAAGDRHERRVKQIKEIEAKLK, from the coding sequence ATGAAAAAAATTGCCATAGGAAGCGATCACGGCGGATACGAACTCAAAGAGAAGATTATAAAATTTTTAACGGATAAAAAATACGAAGTAAAAGACATGGGAACGCATTCGAAAGATTCCTGCGACTATCCCATGATAGGATTCGAGGTGGCTAAGGCCGTTTCCGCAGGCAAGGCCGAAAGAGGGGTACTGATCTGCAAGACAGGCGTCGGCATGGCTATAATCGCTAATAAGGTGCACGGTGTGCGCGCGGCGGCGTGTTACGATAAAGCCATGGCGAAGTCGTCGCGGGAGCATAATGACTGCAATGTCCTGGTGCTTGCGGCAAGTTACACGAATGCGGCCAAGGCAAAAGAGATACTGAAGATATGGCTCACAACTGAGGCCGCGGGTGATCGCCATGAAAGACGCGTAAAACAGATAAAAGAGATAGAGGCGAAGTTGAAATAG
- a CDS encoding cytidine/deoxycytidylate deaminase family protein, translating to MKKTQADKKRPSWDEYFIGIAELISRRSTCLRRNVGAVLVKDKRILATGYNGAPSRIRHCEEVGCIRQKLNIPSGERHELCRGLHGEQNAFLQAALHGTSLKGASLYSTTQPCVICAKMIINAGITEVVIKGDYPDRMAKEMLREAKVKVRTV from the coding sequence GTGAAAAAAACACAGGCCGACAAAAAAAGACCGAGTTGGGATGAGTATTTTATCGGGATCGCGGAACTTATTTCACGGCGTTCGACATGCCTTCGGCGTAACGTAGGCGCGGTTCTCGTGAAAGATAAGCGGATACTGGCGACCGGATATAACGGCGCGCCGTCGAGGATACGCCATTGCGAGGAAGTCGGATGCATCCGCCAGAAACTCAATATCCCGTCCGGCGAGCGCCATGAACTCTGCCGCGGGCTTCACGGCGAGCAGAATGCGTTCCTGCAGGCGGCATTGCACGGAACGAGTCTTAAAGGCGCATCGCTTTATTCAACTACACAGCCGTGCGTTATCTGCGCCAAGATGATAATAAACGCCGGCATTACCGAAGTGGTGATAAAAGGCGACTATCCGGACAGGATGGCGAAAGAGATGTTGCGTGAAGCAAAGGTGAAAGTGAGAACCGTTTAG
- a CDS encoding UPF0280 family protein yields MFKERSYRRWIESGDLISFEVKEAQTDLCILASRNLENQARESILTHRAEIERYIKKVPEFYTALSPMIAGDDAPRIIRAMSESAGKAGVGPMAAVAGAVAEFVGRDLLAFSDQVIVENGGDIFLKTSRKRVMGIYAGEKSPFTGTLAIEIDPSDKGLGVCTSSGTVSHSLSLGNADAALIISEDAALSDAAATAAGNAVKSIYDIEDAIALAKSIEGVKGVLIIMGEKMGSWGDIKFV; encoded by the coding sequence ATGTTCAAAGAGCGTTCATACAGGCGTTGGATCGAATCCGGGGATTTAATTTCTTTCGAGGTCAAAGAGGCCCAGACCGACCTTTGCATACTGGCGTCCAGGAATTTAGAGAATCAGGCGCGGGAATCGATTTTAACTCACAGGGCCGAGATCGAGCGGTATATTAAAAAAGTGCCGGAGTTTTATACGGCACTCTCGCCCATGATTGCAGGAGACGATGCGCCGCGCATCATACGCGCGATGTCGGAGTCTGCGGGTAAGGCCGGTGTAGGGCCGATGGCCGCTGTCGCCGGAGCCGTCGCCGAATTTGTTGGCCGCGATCTTTTGGCATTTTCAGATCAGGTTATCGTAGAAAACGGCGGCGATATTTTTCTTAAAACATCCCGGAAGCGGGTCATGGGCATATATGCCGGAGAGAAATCGCCTTTTACAGGAACCCTCGCCATAGAGATCGATCCTTCGGATAAAGGTCTGGGGGTTTGTACCTCGAGTGGAACGGTGAGTCACTCTTTAAGTCTGGGCAACGCCGATGCCGCGCTCATAATATCGGAGGACGCCGCGCTATCCGACGCCGCGGCTACCGCCGCAGGTAATGCGGTGAAAAGCATCTACGATATAGAGGACGCGATAGCGCTCGCGAAATCGATCGAAGGTGTAAAGGGTGTGCTCATAATAATGGGCGAAAAGATGGGAAGCTGGGGAGACATCAAGTTCGTGTAA